Proteins encoded by one window of Streptomyces clavuligerus:
- a CDS encoding GatB/YqeY domain-containing protein, translating into MTTLKSKLHDDLTTAIKARDELRSSTIRLTLAAISKEEVSGKTARELSDDEVQKVIAREAKKRREAADAFAQGGRAEQAERERAEGAVLDGYLPQQLTDDELTGIVTEAVAEARAAGAEGPRAMGAVMKIVNPKVAGRAEGGRVAAAVKRLLAG; encoded by the coding sequence ATGACCACGCTCAAGTCCAAGCTGCACGACGACCTCACCACCGCCATCAAGGCGCGGGACGAGCTGCGCTCCTCCACGATCCGGCTGACCCTCGCGGCCATCAGCAAGGAGGAGGTGTCGGGCAAGACCGCCCGTGAGCTCTCCGACGACGAGGTGCAGAAGGTGATCGCCCGGGAGGCGAAGAAGCGCCGGGAGGCCGCGGACGCCTTCGCCCAGGGCGGCCGGGCCGAGCAGGCCGAGCGCGAGCGGGCCGAGGGTGCGGTGCTCGACGGGTATCTGCCGCAGCAGCTCACCGACGACGAGCTGACGGGGATCGTGACCGAGGCCGTGGCGGAGGCCAGGGCCGCGGGTGCCGAGGGTCCGCGCGCCATGGGCGCCGTTATGAAGATCGTCAACCCGAAGGTGGCGGGCCGTGCCGAGGGCGGCCGGGTCGCCGCCGCGGTCAAGCGCCTGCTCGCGGGCTGA
- a CDS encoding site-specific integrase, whose protein sequence is MHVITPAVSQQGGRGLHSIGPTGYTVKDAVTDWLAYGLAGRDPSTVTTNTILCNTHVIPALGSRKLRDLSADDVDHWLAAKAKVLSTRSLEAIRSCLNRAVKRAMARDKVKRNVVELCSIPAGRLGRPSKSLPLKQAEAVLTAAEDSALYAYFVVSLLTGGRTEEMRPLRWDYVDLEGDPEAVPEIPPHIAVWRSVRSTGDTKIRKSRRTLALPGRAIDALKIQRERQGRQRVAAGDQWQENGLVFTSAVGTELDAANVRREFRKVLARAARMPEIQMPETEIKPDDWTTRETRTSFVSILSDRGIPLEEISRLVGHSSTAVTEVVYRKQIRPVIQTGAVAMDGIFGTPPPPER, encoded by the coding sequence GCTACACGGTCAAGGACGCGGTGACCGACTGGCTCGCGTACGGACTCGCGGGCCGGGACCCGAGCACGGTGACGACGAATACGATCCTGTGCAACACCCATGTCATTCCGGCCCTGGGGTCCCGGAAACTCCGTGATCTCAGTGCGGACGATGTCGACCACTGGCTTGCGGCCAAGGCCAAGGTCCTCAGCACTCGCTCACTGGAAGCGATCCGCTCGTGCTTGAACCGCGCGGTCAAGCGAGCCATGGCCCGGGACAAGGTAAAGCGGAACGTCGTGGAACTGTGCTCGATCCCCGCCGGGCGCCTTGGTCGGCCGTCCAAGTCCTTGCCCCTCAAGCAGGCAGAAGCCGTGCTCACAGCGGCTGAGGATTCTGCCCTGTACGCGTACTTCGTGGTGTCGCTGCTCACCGGTGGACGCACGGAGGAAATGCGACCCCTGCGCTGGGACTACGTCGACCTCGAAGGGGACCCGGAAGCCGTTCCGGAGATTCCGCCGCACATCGCCGTCTGGAGATCGGTCCGCAGCACCGGGGATACCAAGATCCGGAAGTCCCGCCGGACCCTTGCTCTGCCCGGCCGCGCCATCGACGCCCTGAAGATTCAGCGGGAGCGCCAGGGCCGGCAGCGGGTCGCCGCCGGTGATCAGTGGCAGGAGAATGGACTCGTCTTCACCTCGGCTGTGGGCACGGAGCTGGACGCGGCGAACGTCCGGCGCGAGTTCCGCAAGGTCCTCGCGCGAGCCGCCCGGATGCCCGAAATCCAGATGCCTGAAACCGAGATCAAGCCGGACGACTGGACAACGCGGGAGACCCGGACGTCCTTCGTTTCGATCTTGTCGGATCGCGGCATCCCGCTGGAGGAGATCTCCCGGCTCGTGGGCCACTCCAGCACGGCCGTCACGGAGGTGGTTTACCGGAAGCAGATCCGCCCGGTGATCCAGACCGGGGCCGTCGCCATGGACGGGATCTTCGGCACGCCACCGCCCCCGGAGCGGTAG
- a CDS encoding ArsA family ATPase encodes MSRLQVVSGKGGTGKTTVAAALALALATEGKRTLLVEVEGRQGIAQLFETEALPYEERKIAVSSGGGEVFALAIDAERALLDYLQMFYKLGGAGRALKKLGAIDFATTIAPGVRDVLLTGKACEAVRRRTPQGSYAYDYVVMDAPPTGRITRFLHVNDEVAGLAKFGPIHNQAQAVMRVLKSPQTAVHLVTLLEEMPVQETADGVAELRAAGLPVGKVIVNMVRPHILDEDAVRSASGDRRAEIAKALAAAGVSGADTLVGPLLEQAADHAQRVELEREQRAALNRLDLPSYELPLLSEGVDLAGLYQLAKELRKQGTGS; translated from the coding sequence GTGAGCAGGCTCCAGGTCGTCAGCGGCAAGGGCGGCACCGGTAAGACCACGGTCGCCGCCGCCCTCGCACTCGCCCTCGCGACGGAGGGGAAGCGGACCCTCCTCGTCGAGGTGGAGGGGAGACAGGGCATCGCCCAGCTCTTCGAGACGGAGGCGCTTCCGTACGAGGAGCGGAAGATCGCCGTCTCCTCCGGGGGCGGCGAGGTCTTCGCGCTGGCCATCGACGCCGAGCGGGCCCTCCTCGACTATCTCCAGATGTTCTACAAGCTCGGCGGCGCGGGCCGTGCCCTCAAGAAGCTCGGCGCGATCGACTTCGCCACGACCATCGCCCCCGGTGTGCGCGATGTGCTGCTGACCGGCAAGGCGTGCGAGGCCGTACGCCGCCGTACCCCGCAGGGCTCGTACGCCTACGACTATGTGGTCATGGACGCGCCGCCCACCGGCCGGATCACCCGTTTCCTCCATGTGAACGATGAAGTGGCAGGACTCGCGAAGTTCGGCCCCATACACAACCAGGCGCAGGCTGTGATGCGGGTACTGAAGTCCCCGCAGACGGCTGTCCATCTGGTGACCCTGCTGGAGGAGATGCCGGTCCAGGAGACCGCGGACGGGGTCGCCGAGCTACGGGCCGCCGGGCTGCCGGTCGGCAAGGTGATCGTGAACATGGTCCGCCCGCACATCCTGGACGAGGACGCCGTGCGCAGCGCGTCGGGCGACCGGCGTGCGGAGATCGCCAAGGCGCTCGCGGCGGCCGGGGTGAGCGGGGCGGACACCTTGGTGGGCCCGCTGCTCGAACAGGCGGCGGACCATGCCCAGCGGGTCGAGCTGGAACGCGAGCAGCGGGCCGCGCTGAACCGGCTCGATCTGCCCTCGTATGAGCTTCCCCTGCTCAGTGAGGGTGTCGACCTCGCCGGGCTCTATCAACTGGCGAAGGAACTGCGGAAGCAAGGGACCGGTTCATGA
- the wblA gene encoding transcriptional regulator WblA codes for MGWVTDWSAQAACRTTDPDELFVQGAAQNRAKAVCTGCPVRTECLADALDNRVEFGVWGGMTERERRALLRRRPTVTSWRRLLETARTEYERGVGILPVGLDDDETYETYAAVG; via the coding sequence ATGGGCTGGGTAACCGACTGGAGTGCGCAGGCAGCCTGCCGCACTACCGATCCGGATGAACTGTTCGTACAAGGGGCAGCGCAGAACAGGGCCAAGGCGGTGTGTACCGGATGTCCGGTGCGGACCGAATGCCTGGCCGACGCCCTCGACAACCGAGTGGAGTTCGGTGTCTGGGGTGGAATGACCGAAAGGGAGCGACGCGCCCTTCTGCGCAGGCGCCCTACGGTCACCTCGTGGCGCCGGTTGCTGGAGACGGCCCGCACGGAGTACGAACGCGGCGTGGGCATTCTGCCCGTCGGGCTCGATGACGACGAGACCTATGAAACCTATGCGGCGGTGGGATGA
- a CDS encoding transglycosylase domain-containing protein has translation MSKKRSGGGLTGTQQAAKFLGVSVLAGAVLAGIAMPAAGVLGLAAKGTVKGFDEIPANLKRPPLSQRTTILDADGEQIASVYSRDRTVVPLQDISPYMQKAIVAIEDSRFYEHGAIDLKGVLRALNKNATSGGVAEGASTLTQQYVKNVFVEEAGDDPAKFAEATQQTLGRKIQELKYAIQVEEELGKKKILENYLNITFFGQQAYGVEAASKRYFSKRAKDLALEEAALLAGLVQSPSRYDPVNDSEEARKRRNVVLQRMADVGDITRAEADRAKAAEVKLKVSRPKNGCITAVNGAGFFCDYVYKSFLNNPAFGKTREERVKIWNRGGLTIRTTLDPQAQASAQESIKDHIYQSDKVATAVTMVEPGTGKILAMAQSHPYGFQKNETQINYSVDRKDGGSAYGFPVGSTFKPFVTAAFVEAGRPLSQVYPSPYSMPYPSSIPACDGKIWTNDRQDVLENENTSEVGPYDLKEAMELSVNTYFVEMIDDIGLCPVVDLVDKMGVVQGNGGKIPAAPSPLTLGSTGMSPLTMANAYATFANRGVYCTPTAISSIRTADGKDLRVPKSSCERAMTERTADTVNTLLSGVVSDAGTGSLAGLGSRPNAGKTGTTDGRKNAWFVGYTPNLSSAVWVGAPTQQVEMFNISIGGNWYPKVYGGEVPGPIWRDAMSGALDGRDAPDFTKVSIPDRKAQRPGGNGNDGDTDSGSDGGFGQGTGDGKPGDQEPIPGISVPENGIAGSDGDTGGDGSGSDGGWGEGDGDGEGGLNGGWD, from the coding sequence ATGTCGAAGAAGCGCTCCGGTGGTGGGCTGACCGGGACCCAACAAGCCGCCAAATTCCTCGGTGTCAGTGTGCTCGCGGGAGCGGTGCTGGCGGGCATCGCCATGCCCGCCGCCGGGGTGCTGGGGCTCGCCGCCAAGGGGACGGTCAAGGGGTTCGACGAGATCCCCGCCAACCTCAAGCGGCCCCCGCTCAGCCAGCGCACGACGATACTGGACGCCGACGGCGAACAGATCGCCTCGGTCTACTCGCGGGACCGCACGGTGGTCCCGCTCCAGGACATCTCGCCGTATATGCAGAAGGCGATCGTCGCGATCGAGGACTCACGCTTCTACGAGCACGGCGCGATCGACCTCAAGGGTGTGCTGCGCGCGCTCAACAAGAACGCGACCAGCGGCGGCGTCGCCGAGGGCGCGTCCACGCTGACCCAGCAGTATGTGAAGAACGTCTTCGTCGAGGAGGCGGGCGACGACCCCGCCAAGTTCGCCGAGGCCACCCAGCAGACCCTCGGCCGCAAGATCCAGGAGCTGAAGTACGCGATCCAGGTCGAGGAGGAGCTGGGCAAGAAGAAGATCCTGGAGAACTACCTCAACATCACCTTCTTCGGCCAGCAGGCCTACGGCGTCGAGGCCGCCTCCAAGCGCTACTTCTCCAAGCGCGCCAAGGACCTCGCCCTGGAGGAGGCGGCCCTGCTCGCCGGCCTCGTCCAGTCCCCCAGCCGCTACGACCCGGTCAATGACTCGGAGGAGGCCCGGAAGCGCCGGAACGTCGTCCTCCAGCGGATGGCCGACGTCGGCGACATCACCCGGGCCGAGGCCGACCGGGCCAAGGCGGCCGAGGTCAAGCTCAAGGTCAGCAGGCCCAAGAACGGCTGTATCACCGCCGTCAACGGCGCCGGCTTCTTCTGTGACTACGTCTACAAGTCCTTCCTGAACAACCCCGCCTTCGGCAAGACCCGCGAGGAGCGGGTCAAGATCTGGAACCGGGGCGGTCTGACGATCAGGACCACCCTGGACCCGCAGGCGCAGGCGTCCGCCCAGGAGTCGATCAAGGACCACATCTACCAGTCCGACAAGGTCGCCACCGCGGTGACCATGGTCGAGCCCGGGACCGGCAAGATCCTGGCGATGGCGCAGTCCCACCCGTACGGCTTCCAGAAGAACGAGACGCAGATCAACTACTCGGTCGACCGGAAGGACGGCGGCTCGGCCTACGGCTTCCCCGTCGGCTCGACCTTCAAGCCGTTCGTCACGGCGGCCTTCGTCGAGGCGGGCAGGCCGCTGTCGCAGGTGTACCCCTCGCCGTACTCCATGCCGTACCCGTCCTCGATCCCCGCGTGCGACGGCAAGATCTGGACGAACGACCGGCAGGACGTCCTGGAGAACGAGAACACCTCGGAGGTCGGACCGTACGACCTCAAGGAGGCCATGGAGCTGTCGGTCAACACCTACTTCGTCGAGATGATCGACGACATAGGGCTCTGCCCGGTGGTCGACCTGGTCGACAAGATGGGTGTCGTCCAGGGCAACGGCGGCAAGATCCCGGCGGCACCCTCACCGCTGACGCTCGGTTCGACCGGTATGTCCCCGCTGACGATGGCGAACGCGTACGCGACCTTCGCCAACCGGGGCGTGTACTGCACCCCGACCGCCATCTCCTCCATCCGCACGGCGGACGGCAAGGACCTGCGGGTGCCGAAGAGCAGCTGTGAGCGGGCGATGACGGAGCGGACCGCCGACACCGTCAACACGCTGCTGAGCGGGGTGGTCTCGGACGCCGGTACCGGCTCGCTCGCCGGTCTGGGCAGCCGTCCCAACGCGGGCAAGACGGGCACGACCGACGGCCGGAAGAACGCGTGGTTCGTCGGCTACACCCCGAACCTCTCCAGCGCGGTCTGGGTCGGCGCGCCCACCCAGCAGGTGGAGATGTTCAACATCAGCATCGGCGGCAACTGGTACCCGAAGGTCTACGGCGGCGAGGTTCCCGGACCGATCTGGCGGGACGCGATGAGCGGGGCCCTGGACGGCAGGGACGCGCCCGACTTCACCAAGGTCTCCATCCCGGACCGGAAGGCCCAGCGGCCCGGCGGCAACGGGAACGACGGCGACACCGACAGCGGGTCCGACGGCGGCTTCGGCCAGGGCACCGGCGACGGCAAGCCCGGCGACCAGGAGCCGATCCCGGGGATCTCCGTGCCCGAGAACGGGATCGCGGGCAGTGACGGGGACACCGGCGGCGACGGCTCCGGGTCCGATGGCGGCTGGGGAGAGGGCGACGGAGACGGAGAGGGCGGCCTGAACGGCGGCTGGGACTGA
- a CDS encoding metallophosphoesterase, with the protein MRARYGVPLAITAVGAAGLAYAAGFEARSFRLRRLTVPVLPQGMRPLRVLQVSDIHMVSGQRKKRAWLQSLAGLRPDFVVNTGDNLSDPEGVPEVLDALGPLLEFPGVYVFGSNDYYGPKPRNPARYLLEKAQGRHGLNGNAPATGVIHNPWEELRDAFDSAGWVGLSNTRGRLKIDGHELAFTGLDDPHIKRDRYEEVAGGPEKDADLSLAVVHAPYLRTLDAFTADGYPLILAGHTHGGQLCIPFYGALVTNCDLDTDRVKGLSTHTAGENTSYLHVSAGCGTNRYTPVRFACPPEATLLTLVPHV; encoded by the coding sequence ATGCGCGCACGCTATGGAGTACCCCTGGCCATCACGGCGGTCGGCGCGGCCGGTCTCGCCTACGCCGCCGGCTTCGAGGCCCGTTCCTTCCGGCTCCGGCGACTGACCGTCCCGGTACTGCCCCAGGGCATGCGCCCGCTGCGGGTCCTCCAGGTCTCCGACATCCACATGGTCAGCGGCCAGCGGAAGAAGCGCGCCTGGCTCCAGTCGCTCGCGGGGCTCCGTCCCGACTTCGTCGTCAACACCGGCGACAACCTCTCCGACCCGGAGGGCGTCCCCGAGGTCCTGGACGCGCTCGGTCCGCTGCTGGAGTTCCCGGGCGTCTATGTCTTCGGCTCCAACGACTACTACGGGCCCAAGCCCCGCAACCCTGCCCGCTACCTCCTCGAAAAGGCCCAGGGCCGCCACGGTCTCAACGGCAACGCGCCCGCCACCGGAGTGATCCACAACCCCTGGGAGGAACTGCGGGACGCCTTCGACAGCGCCGGGTGGGTCGGTCTGAGCAACACCCGGGGCCGCCTCAAGATCGACGGCCATGAGCTGGCCTTCACCGGTCTGGACGACCCGCACATCAAGCGCGACCGCTACGAGGAGGTGGCCGGCGGCCCCGAGAAGGACGCCGATCTCTCCCTCGCCGTGGTCCACGCCCCCTATCTGCGCACCCTCGACGCCTTCACCGCCGACGGCTACCCCCTGATCCTGGCGGGCCACACCCACGGCGGCCAGCTCTGCATCCCCTTCTACGGCGCCCTGGTCACCAACTGCGACCTGGACACCGACCGGGTCAAGGGCCTCTCCACCCACACCGCCGGGGAGAACACCTCCTACCTCCACGTCTCCGCGGGTTGCGGCACCAACCGCTACACCCCGGTCCGCTTCGCCTGCCCCCCGGAGGCCACCCTCCTGACCCTGGTCCCCCACGTCTGA
- a CDS encoding ArsA family ATPase has product MTLDASATPLEVDPLIDDPATRIIVCCGSGGVGKTTTAAAIGLRAAERGRRVVVLTIDPARRLAQSLGIASLDNTPRRVEGIANGPRDTSADSGSGTAGPKDGAPGSGSGAPGASGGELHAMMLDMKRTFDEIVEAHADADRARAILENPFYQSLSAGFAGTQEYMAMEKLGQLRARDEWDLIVVDTPPSRSALDFLDAPKRLGSFLDGKLIKLLVAPARMGGRAGMKFLNVGMSMMTGTLGKLLGSQLLRDVQTFVAAMDTMFGGFRTRADATYRLLQAPGTAFLVVAAPERDALREAAYFVERLAAEGMPLAGLVLNRVHGSAADRLSAERALAAAEILASEITSENLDGSRIVDQGVGKTGVRETTDTSPEDLSAAHIPARSPQPPARFPEQCDAPKTDDPAVPTDPGHSPVPGGHTTEQLTAGLLRLHAERMQVLAREQRTRDRFTALHPEVAVTEVAALPGDVHDLAGLRAIGDHLASAGTVGGPRGTRM; this is encoded by the coding sequence ATGACCCTGGACGCGTCGGCGACCCCGCTCGAAGTCGACCCGCTCATCGATGATCCGGCCACCCGCATCATCGTCTGCTGCGGCTCGGGCGGTGTGGGCAAGACGACGACGGCCGCGGCCATCGGGCTGCGGGCGGCCGAGCGCGGCCGCCGCGTGGTGGTCCTGACCATCGACCCGGCCCGCAGACTGGCCCAGTCGCTGGGCATCGCCTCGCTCGACAACACACCGCGCCGCGTCGAGGGCATAGCGAACGGCCCCCGGGACACATCGGCGGATTCCGGGAGCGGCACGGCGGGCCCGAAGGACGGAGCACCGGGCTCCGGGAGCGGCGCACCCGGCGCCTCCGGGGGCGAGCTGCACGCCATGATGCTCGACATGAAGCGGACCTTCGACGAGATCGTCGAGGCCCACGCGGACGCGGACCGGGCCCGGGCGATCCTGGAGAACCCCTTCTACCAGTCCCTGTCGGCCGGTTTCGCCGGTACGCAGGAGTACATGGCGATGGAGAAGCTCGGCCAGCTCAGGGCCCGCGACGAGTGGGACCTGATCGTGGTCGACACACCGCCGTCCCGCAGCGCCCTGGACTTCCTGGACGCCCCCAAGCGGCTGGGCTCGTTCCTGGACGGCAAGCTGATCAAGCTGCTCGTGGCTCCGGCGCGGATGGGCGGCCGGGCGGGGATGAAGTTCCTCAATGTCGGTATGTCGATGATGACGGGGACGCTCGGCAAGCTGCTGGGCAGTCAGTTGCTCCGGGACGTCCAGACCTTCGTGGCCGCGATGGACACGATGTTCGGCGGCTTCCGCACCCGGGCCGACGCCACCTATCGGCTGCTCCAGGCCCCCGGTACCGCGTTCCTGGTGGTGGCGGCCCCGGAGCGGGACGCCCTGCGCGAGGCGGCCTACTTCGTCGAGCGTCTCGCGGCGGAGGGGATGCCGCTGGCGGGCCTCGTCCTCAACCGGGTCCACGGCAGCGCCGCCGACCGGCTCTCGGCCGAACGGGCACTCGCGGCGGCCGAGATCCTTGCCTCGGAAATTACGTCAGAAAATCTTGACGGAAGCCGCATTGTCGATCAGGGGGTAGGGAAGACTGGTGTTCGTGAGACCACGGACACCTCTCCCGAAGACCTGTCCGCGGCCCACATCCCGGCACGCTCCCCCCAGCCGCCGGCGCGCTTTCCCGAGCAGTGCGACGCCCCCAAGACCGACGACCCGGCAGTACCCACCGACCCAGGCCACTCCCCCGTCCCGGGCGGTCATACCACTGAGCAGTTGACGGCGGGTCTGCTGCGTCTGCACGCCGAGAGGATGCAGGTGCTCGCCCGCGAGCAGCGGACCCGCGACCGCTTCACCGCTTTGCACCCCGAGGTGGCGGTGACGGAAGTGGCCGCGCTCCCCGGCGATGTGCACGACCTGGCGGGGCTGCGCGCCATCGGCGACCATCTGGCCTCCGCGGGCACCGTGGGCGGGCCACGCGGTACGCGGATGTGA